The Gammaproteobacteria bacterium genome includes a region encoding these proteins:
- the purT gene encoding formate-dependent phosphoribosylglycinamide formyltransferase — MNIGSPLSANSTKVMLLGSGELGKEVIIALQRLGVEVIAVDRYANAPGHQVAHRAYVIDMTNPAQLLDLIKKERPHLVVPEIEALSTDTLAEVEQQGLAVVIPTARAAQLTMNREGIRRMAAEELHLPTSAYRFADDLESVRKIVQEQIVCPCIMKPVMSSSGKGQSAINTPADIDKAWDYAMSGGRVNRGRVIIEQKIQFDYEITLLTVRSRDASGNTVTRFCEPIGHRQEQGDYVESWQPQAMSAVALTRAKEIAAMVTDNLGGWGLFGVELFVKGDEVWFSEVSPRPHDTGMVTMITQAQNEFELHARAILGLPVDTSLRNPGASAVIYGGVEGQNLVYAGVAEALAIPATDIRLFGKPESFMRRRMGVCLAAAEDTDTARQNAKEAASRVQPRIGQ, encoded by the coding sequence ATGAACATAGGTAGCCCCTTGTCTGCCAACAGCACTAAAGTCATGTTGCTCGGCAGTGGTGAGTTAGGCAAGGAAGTGATCATCGCTTTACAGCGACTCGGCGTTGAAGTCATTGCGGTGGATCGATATGCCAATGCACCGGGTCATCAAGTGGCGCATCGGGCTTATGTTATTGATATGACAAACCCTGCTCAGTTATTGGACTTAATCAAAAAGGAAAGACCCCATTTGGTGGTGCCCGAGATAGAGGCTTTGTCTACTGACACCCTGGCGGAGGTGGAGCAGCAAGGCCTGGCTGTGGTTATTCCCACAGCTCGGGCGGCACAGCTGACGATGAATCGCGAGGGTATTCGTCGCATGGCAGCTGAAGAACTCCATTTGCCCACCTCTGCCTATCGCTTTGCAGACGACTTGGAATCGGTGCGGAAAATTGTTCAAGAACAAATTGTTTGTCCCTGTATTATGAAACCGGTGATGTCTTCGTCCGGAAAAGGCCAGTCAGCTATTAATACACCGGCAGACATCGATAAGGCCTGGGATTATGCCATGAGCGGTGGACGGGTTAACCGCGGCCGGGTAATCATCGAGCAGAAAATCCAATTTGACTATGAAATTACCCTGCTCACGGTGCGCAGTCGGGACGCGTCCGGTAACACAGTTACCCGGTTTTGTGAGCCTATTGGTCATCGTCAGGAGCAGGGCGATTATGTGGAGAGCTGGCAACCTCAAGCCATGAGTGCCGTGGCTTTAACTCGGGCCAAGGAGATTGCAGCAATGGTAACGGACAATCTGGGTGGCTGGGGTTTATTTGGGGTCGAGTTGTTTGTAAAAGGCGATGAGGTTTGGTTTAGTGAAGTCAGCCCCAGGCCCCACGATACCGGTATGGTTACCATGATCACTCAGGCACAAAATGAATTTGAATTACATGCAAGGGCGATTTTGGGATTGCCGGTGGATACCTCCTTGCGCAATCCCGGAGCCAGTGCTGTGATCTACGGGGGTGTGGAGGGGCAAAACCTGGTTTATGCAGGTGTGGCAGAGGCTTTGGCGATTCCCGCTACCGATATTCGTTTGTTTGGGAAGCCGGAATCCTTTATGCGCCGGCGTATGGGCGTGTGTCTGGCCGCGGCAGAGGATACGGACACTGCCAGGCAAAATGCCAAGGAAGCCGCGTCCCGAGTACAGCCCCGTATTGGTCAATAA
- a CDS encoding BamA/TamA family outer membrane protein — protein MCTTAPLVNADTNSAKPLPTTEQIHPNPTPPSQLSTQSPTPPITPESKPASPVQDQTPSTQKPPRESPSPTQPQAEQDTLDGNTTVFGNIEIQSNDVFDTSNPKESHWFYRTVNFLHVNTKDHVIRNLLLFKTGDPFSVRQLQETERLLRGNSYLYDAAITVLGKRDDKIDVRVSTQDAWTLTGGVSFNRSGGENRSSFDLEERNLFGVGKTLKVRRSFQQNRTGTLFEYYDPALGLRHLEFRINFTNNSDGEKSEFILTRPFYSLDSRRAISLQAVSFTRDERLYENGMIINAYKQTEEDLEIFGGFSSGLKNNKALRWRYGFHYSRNIFRRTIETMDATLIPSDKTLSYPWFETQSLENRFIKMTRIDHIARTEDLNLGTQYRLRLGMAHPEFGSDRSALLWEANTGSTFRFFSQNIASFSVESTGRMGNHKSENATVIGRSRYFLPLQEHQTLYANLELELGYNLDRETQLLLGGDKGLRGYPSNYQSGNRKLLLNLESRFYSNVHLWQLFHVGGLVFFDVGYAWNTGSTDWSDVLKDAGIGLRLASSRSGRGKILHLDLAFPLDGDPSIERRQFLVSTYTHF, from the coding sequence GTGTGTACCACGGCCCCTCTGGTCAATGCGGATACAAACTCAGCCAAACCCTTACCGACTACCGAGCAGATCCACCCTAATCCAACACCTCCCTCTCAATTGTCGACTCAATCCCCAACTCCCCCTATCACCCCAGAATCAAAACCCGCATCCCCGGTACAAGACCAAACACCGTCAACACAAAAACCGCCACGAGAAAGCCCAAGCCCTACACAGCCACAAGCGGAACAAGACACCCTCGATGGCAACACAACGGTGTTCGGTAACATTGAGATTCAAAGCAATGATGTATTCGACACCTCCAATCCTAAAGAAAGTCATTGGTTTTATCGCACCGTAAATTTTCTACACGTCAACACCAAGGACCATGTCATCAGGAATTTGCTATTGTTTAAAACCGGTGACCCTTTTTCCGTGCGCCAATTACAAGAAACAGAACGATTGTTGCGTGGCAATTCCTATTTGTACGATGCAGCAATCACCGTATTGGGTAAGCGCGATGATAAAATTGACGTACGCGTCTCCACACAAGACGCTTGGACCTTAACCGGGGGCGTCAGTTTCAACCGCAGCGGAGGTGAAAATCGCTCCAGTTTCGATCTAGAGGAGCGAAACTTATTTGGTGTCGGGAAAACTCTTAAGGTTCGACGTTCGTTCCAACAAAACCGTACCGGGACTCTGTTTGAATACTACGATCCGGCGTTGGGTCTAAGGCATCTGGAGTTTCGTATCAATTTTACCAACAACAGTGACGGTGAAAAATCCGAGTTCATTCTCACACGACCCTTTTATTCTCTCGATTCACGCCGTGCCATTAGCCTGCAAGCGGTATCCTTCACTCGGGATGAACGTTTGTATGAAAACGGCATGATCATCAATGCTTACAAACAAACCGAAGAAGATCTGGAAATTTTTGGAGGGTTTTCCTCCGGGCTCAAGAACAACAAGGCACTGCGCTGGCGCTATGGTTTTCACTATAGCCGAAATATTTTTCGGCGCACGATAGAAACTATGGATGCCACCCTCATTCCCTCTGACAAAACCTTATCTTACCCATGGTTTGAAACCCAGAGCTTGGAAAACCGATTTATTAAAATGACCCGCATTGATCACATCGCTCGAACCGAAGATTTAAACCTGGGAACACAATATCGACTACGCCTGGGCATGGCTCACCCCGAATTCGGCAGCGATCGCAGCGCGCTTCTTTGGGAAGCCAACACAGGCAGCACCTTTCGATTTTTCAGCCAAAACATAGCCTCTTTTAGCGTGGAAAGCACCGGCAGGATGGGCAATCACAAATCGGAAAACGCGACCGTCATCGGTCGCAGCCGTTACTTTCTGCCGTTGCAGGAACATCAGACCTTATATGCCAATCTGGAACTGGAACTGGGGTACAATCTGGACCGAGAAACCCAATTGTTACTCGGTGGTGATAAAGGTCTGCGAGGGTATCCCAGCAACTACCAAAGCGGTAATCGTAAATTACTGCTTAATTTGGAAAGCCGCTTTTATTCCAATGTCCACTTGTGGCAGTTGTTCCATGTGGGTGGTTTGGTGTTTTTTGATGTGGGTTACGCGTGGAATACCGGCTCTACTGATTGGAGTGATGT